One window of Legionella pneumophila subsp. pneumophila str. Philadelphia 1 genomic DNA carries:
- the dsbD gene encoding protein-disulfide reductase DsbD, whose product MRKLIDSFMILLLIFFTQAAWSYTPGFESSNPDTVMHFITGNSAFVYLSAFFGLGILLAFTPCVLPMVPILSGIIVGQNSISTGKAFKLSLSYVTGMAITYAGAGMLAGYMGSTIQTVMQRPVVITLFSVVFVAMALSMFGFFELKFPTSLGNRLNKNNQLGKQRSYLSVGIMGVLSTLIVSPCVTAPLIGVLSYIGQNGQVIMGGLILFVMALGMGVPLLIVGAGYGTLLPKAGSWMLKIKQLFGFIMLGIAIWMLSRILNQTITHILWAGLLMVASISLGALKSQNNWRGYLAQGLGILALISGGIIFYNTAIPSVKIKQASVENSPFIKINTLNALQLQLEQAKKVRKAVFLDFSADWCGDCQEMDTKVFNQPEIQKAMSDWVSIKVDISDKNAEVDSIKKAFGIYGTPTMIFFNTSGEPITQMTSVGLISLSKMLQLLEQARHLS is encoded by the coding sequence ATGAGAAAATTAATTGATTCGTTCATGATTTTATTACTGATATTTTTTACTCAGGCGGCGTGGTCATATACTCCTGGCTTTGAAAGTTCTAACCCGGATACTGTGATGCATTTTATTACAGGAAATAGTGCTTTTGTTTATTTGAGTGCTTTTTTCGGATTAGGTATTTTGTTGGCTTTTACGCCCTGTGTTCTACCGATGGTTCCTATTTTATCAGGAATTATTGTAGGACAAAATTCTATTTCTACAGGAAAAGCCTTTAAATTATCACTGAGTTATGTGACTGGAATGGCTATCACCTATGCAGGAGCAGGGATGCTTGCCGGGTATATGGGAAGTACAATCCAGACTGTAATGCAACGTCCAGTAGTAATCACTTTATTCAGTGTTGTGTTTGTAGCCATGGCTCTTTCAATGTTTGGCTTTTTTGAATTGAAGTTTCCTACAAGCCTTGGGAATCGGTTAAATAAAAACAATCAATTAGGGAAGCAGAGAAGTTATCTTTCTGTTGGAATAATGGGAGTTTTATCCACTTTAATTGTTTCTCCTTGTGTTACCGCTCCTTTAATTGGTGTTTTAAGTTATATTGGTCAAAATGGCCAGGTCATAATGGGCGGATTGATTTTATTTGTTATGGCATTGGGGATGGGGGTTCCTCTGCTGATTGTTGGTGCGGGTTATGGTACTTTACTCCCAAAAGCAGGTTCCTGGATGCTTAAAATAAAACAATTGTTTGGTTTTATCATGTTGGGAATTGCCATATGGATGTTATCCCGGATTCTGAATCAGACCATTACGCACATTTTGTGGGCAGGATTACTCATGGTCGCCAGCATCAGTTTAGGTGCTTTAAAATCACAAAACAATTGGCGTGGTTATTTGGCTCAGGGATTGGGTATTCTTGCTTTGATTTCAGGAGGTATTATTTTTTACAACACCGCAATACCTTCAGTAAAAATAAAACAAGCGTCTGTAGAAAATAGCCCATTTATCAAGATTAATACCTTAAACGCTCTTCAACTGCAATTGGAGCAGGCTAAAAAAGTTAGAAAAGCAGTATTTCTTGATTTCTCAGCGGATTGGTGCGGTGACTGTCAGGAAATGGATACCAAAGTATTCAATCAACCAGAAATTCAAAAAGCTATGTCTGATTGGGTTAGCATTAAAGTGGATATCAGTGATAAGAATGCAGAGGTTGATTCTATAAAAAAAGCTTTTGGTATTTATGGAACGCCAACGATGATATTTTTTAATACATCGGGAGAGCCTATTACTCAAATGACTTCGGTTGGTTTGATTTCGCTATCAAAAATGCTTCAATTGCTCGAGCAAGCGCGCCATTTGAGTTGA
- a CDS encoding SDR family NAD(P)-dependent oxidoreductase — translation MAMNTKVILITGCSSGIGFDAVFALKNRGHRVIASCRKTEDVQKLLNKGVEALLLDVSNPISIQSAFAQLLIMTSGHLDVLINNAGYGQVGALEDISRDILRQQFETNVFGLQDLTNLVIPVMREQGQGRIINISSILGVVSMPFRGAYNASKYALEGLSDTLRLELSGSGINVITIEPGPINSRFRDNAVDLSLQQIPMEKSYFKNQYRNMLSNFKQKKADSFFTRDTDAVIKKLVHAVESRKPKPKYPVTFPAYFLIGLKRFFTTRLLDRFILFLSRKELG, via the coding sequence ATGGCGATGAATACAAAAGTTATTTTGATCACAGGATGCTCCAGTGGGATAGGTTTTGATGCTGTTTTTGCTTTGAAAAATAGAGGACATAGAGTGATTGCATCCTGCAGAAAAACAGAGGATGTCCAAAAATTACTAAATAAAGGGGTTGAGGCTCTCTTGTTGGATGTAAGTAACCCTATTTCAATCCAAAGTGCATTTGCGCAGTTGTTAATTATGACGTCGGGTCACCTGGATGTATTGATTAATAATGCAGGATACGGTCAGGTAGGTGCTCTTGAGGATATTTCTCGGGATATTCTTCGCCAACAATTTGAAACGAACGTATTTGGTTTGCAAGATTTGACCAATTTGGTTATTCCTGTAATGAGGGAACAAGGACAAGGACGCATAATCAATATCAGCTCTATACTTGGCGTAGTTAGCATGCCATTTCGCGGTGCTTATAATGCCTCCAAATATGCATTGGAGGGCTTAAGTGACACACTTCGACTGGAATTGTCTGGTTCAGGTATTAATGTCATAACAATAGAGCCTGGCCCTATAAATAGCCGATTTCGTGATAATGCGGTGGACTTATCTTTACAACAAATACCAATGGAAAAAAGTTATTTCAAGAATCAATACAGAAATATGCTGAGCAATTTTAAACAGAAGAAGGCAGACTCGTTTTTCACTCGGGATACTGATGCAGTGATAAAAAAACTGGTTCATGCCGTGGAGTCAAGGAAACCAAAACCCAAGTACCCTGTAACTTTTCCAGCTTATTTTTTAATTGGTTTAAAACGATTCTTTACTACACGTTTATTAGATAGGTTTATTTTATTTTTATCCAGGAAGGAGCTGGGTTAA
- the ravZ gene encoding Dot/Icm T4SS effector RavZ, which produces MKGKLTGKDKLIVDEFEELGEQESDIDEFDLLEGDEKLPGDSELDKTTSIYPPETSWEVNKGMNSSRLHKLYSLFFDKSSAFYLGDDVSVLEDKPLTGAYGFQSKKNDQQIFLFRPDSDYVAGYHVDAKSDAGWVNDKLDRRLSEISEFCSKATQPATFILPFVEMPTDITKGVQHQVLLTISYDPKSKQLTPTVYDSIGRDTYSESLSSYFKGKYRTTCDEILTQSIEKAIKSTDFTLGKFTRAAYNHQNRLTEGNCGSYTFRTIKEVISSSAQGTEVKIPGSGYITSNSYLTSQHVQDIESCIKYRNLGVVDIESALTEGKTLPVQLSEFIVALEDYGKLRSQQSEKSMLNFIGYSKTAKLTAVELLIGILNDIKGKNEISESQYDKLVKEVDCLMDSSLGKLVQFHLKNLGAESLQKLVLPCVKFDDTIDDFVTIEKDELFDVPDITGEELASKKGIEQGALDKEALLKQKQIKTDLLDLREEDKTGLKKPLHGGIKVK; this is translated from the coding sequence ATGAAAGGCAAGTTAACAGGTAAAGACAAATTAATAGTGGATGAGTTTGAAGAACTGGGAGAACAGGAATCCGATATCGATGAATTTGATCTTCTTGAAGGTGATGAGAAATTGCCTGGCGACTCAGAGCTTGACAAAACTACATCTATTTATCCTCCCGAAACCAGCTGGGAAGTGAATAAAGGGATGAACAGTTCTCGTTTGCATAAACTATACAGTTTATTCTTTGACAAAAGTTCCGCCTTTTATCTTGGCGATGATGTTAGTGTATTGGAAGACAAGCCTTTAACAGGTGCCTATGGTTTTCAGAGTAAAAAAAATGATCAACAAATTTTTTTATTCAGACCGGATTCTGATTATGTTGCAGGATATCACGTTGATGCAAAATCAGACGCTGGATGGGTAAATGACAAACTCGATCGTCGTTTATCTGAGATTAGTGAATTTTGTAGTAAGGCCACTCAACCTGCAACGTTTATACTTCCTTTTGTTGAAATGCCCACTGACATTACCAAAGGGGTTCAACACCAGGTATTGTTAACTATTAGCTACGATCCAAAAAGTAAACAACTCACTCCCACTGTCTATGACTCCATTGGACGAGATACCTACTCTGAATCGTTATCATCCTATTTTAAAGGCAAATATAGAACAACTTGCGATGAAATTTTGACCCAAAGTATTGAAAAAGCTATTAAGAGCACTGATTTTACTCTTGGTAAATTTACACGAGCTGCTTATAACCATCAAAACCGCCTCACCGAAGGCAATTGCGGGTCTTATACCTTCAGGACGATTAAAGAGGTTATTTCATCCTCAGCACAAGGTACTGAAGTAAAAATTCCTGGCTCAGGATATATTACTTCTAACAGTTATTTAACAAGTCAGCACGTACAAGACATTGAAAGTTGCATTAAATATAGAAATTTGGGGGTTGTTGATATCGAAAGTGCTTTGACTGAAGGTAAAACATTACCGGTACAGCTTTCTGAATTTATTGTTGCCTTGGAAGATTATGGGAAATTACGAAGTCAACAATCTGAAAAAAGCATGTTGAATTTTATTGGCTACAGCAAGACAGCAAAATTGACCGCTGTTGAGCTGCTAATAGGCATTTTAAATGATATCAAAGGCAAAAATGAAATCAGTGAATCTCAATATGATAAATTAGTAAAGGAAGTCGATTGTTTAATGGATTCATCTTTAGGAAAGTTGGTACAATTTCACCTTAAAAATTTAGGCGCTGAATCACTACAAAAACTGGTACTTCCGTGTGTCAAGTTTGATGATACGATAGATGATTTTGTGACTATCGAAAAAGACGAACTATTCGATGTACCCGATATTACAGGGGAAGAGCTTGCCTCTAAAAAAGGGATTGAGCAAGGTGCTCTGGATAAAGAGGCTTTACTAAAACAAAAACAGATTAAAACGGATTTGTTAGACCTTCGCGAAGAAGATAAAACCGGTCTGAAAAAACCATTGCATGGTGGCATTAAGGTAAAATAG